TGCCCATGTGTCTGCTGTACGTGGCAGCTCTGGCAGGGAATGCCCTTCTCCTGGGGCTGGTAGCAGCTGACAAGGCACTTCAGGCCCCCATGTACCAATTGTTGGGGCTTCTGGCCACCGCTGACTGGGTTCTGGCCACAACCACAGTGCCCAAAGCCCTGGCTGTGCTCTGGGGCCTGTCGGGAGAGATCTCCTTCAGGGCCTGCCTAGCCCGGCTCTTTGTTGCCCACGTGGCCTTCATTGCCGAGTCTTCGGTGCTGCTGGCCATGGCCGTGGatcgctacgtggccatctgccaGCCTCTGTGCTACGGTGCGTTACTGACCCAGTGCGTGGCAGGCATTGTGGCTGCAGCTGCGGTGACCCATGGTGCCCGTGTCATGGCCCCCACTGTGGCCTTGCTCTGGAGACTGCCTTACTGTGGGCATCGGGCCCTGCCCCACACCTACTGTGAGCACATGGGCGTGGCTCGGTTGGCATGTGGCAACATGAGCCCCAGCGTCTGGTATGGACTGGCCACCACACTGCTCTCTCCAGCCCTGGACCTAGGGCTCATAGGTGCTTCCTATGCCCTCATTCTCCGGGCTGTGTCGCCTGCCATCCTGTGGTGCCCGCCGCAAGGCCATGGGCACCTGTGGGGCCCATGCCAGCGTCATCACTCTCTTCTGCACACCTGCCCTCTTCTCCTTTTTGTCTCACCGTTTCAGCCACCACATGGTGCCCAGCCATATCCACATCCTGCTGGCCAACCTCTACGTGGTGGTGCCCCCAGCTCTCAATCCCGTGGTCTATGGAGTGCGGACCCAACAGATTGCTGAGAGGCTCAGACGCTGGCTTCAGCTCTGCTGGGCGGGAACCCTGAGGGATGTGGGCCCTGAGAGGGCCTCCCACAGGAATGAGTGAGCCCCGATTTTCTTCAACACGTCCCCTCAGGGACCCATCTGGGCAGAGCTCTAACCAAGGCACCTCCATCGTCTGCCACTAGGTGGCTCTAGGCCGACTCCAGCCCTATTCCGGTCATGGGGGCAA
This Camelus ferus isolate YT-003-E chromosome 10, BCGSAC_Cfer_1.0, whole genome shotgun sequence DNA region includes the following protein-coding sequences:
- the LOC102513666 gene encoding LOW QUALITY PROTEIN: olfactory receptor 52D1-like (The sequence of the model RefSeq protein was modified relative to this genomic sequence to represent the inferred CDS: inserted 1 base in 1 codon) is translated as MGPGPALPAFNQTVLIPGPGPFVLLRVPGMEALHAWLSVPMCLLYVAALAGNALLLGLVAADKALQAPMYQLLGLLATADWVLATTTVPKALAVLWGLSGEISFRACLARLFVAHVAFIAESSVLLAMAVDRYVAICQPLCYGALLTQCVAGIVAAAAVTHGARVMAPTVALLXETALLWASGPAPHLL